The Caloenas nicobarica isolate bCalNic1 chromosome Z, bCalNic1.hap1, whole genome shotgun sequence genome has a segment encoding these proteins:
- the LOC136002108 gene encoding avidin-like isoform X1, which yields MGSSAFTLVLVLALVACITSAERKCQLSGLWRNEQDSLMEISAVRDNGDFQGKYLTRVTLTGGCAHASPLKGAQQQCSEGIWPTFAFTVRWDKFSNATTAFTGQCFVDKGGKETLTTMWLLREAVGSLEEDWKATRVGRNIFTRKRTPKGKTLLSLSPSCEDATSPAP from the exons ATGGGGAGCAGTGCTTTCACCCTGGTCCTTGTCCTGGCCCTGGTAGCATGCATCACCTCTGCAGAGAGGAAG TGCCAGCTCAGTGGGCTGTGGAGGAATGAGCAGGACTCGCTGATGGAGATTTCAGCAGTGAGGGACAACGGGGACTTCCAGGGGAAATACCTCACGCGGGTCACCCTCACTGGCGGCTGCGCCCACGCCTCCCCCCTGAAGGGTGCCCAGCAGCAGTGCAGTGAGGGGATCTGGCCCACCTTTGCCTTCACCGTGCGCTGGGACAAGTTCTCCA ACGCCACCACCGCCTTCACAGGGCAGTGCTTCGTGGACAAGGGTGGAAAGGAGACACTGACCACCATGTGGCTGCTGCGTGAAGCTGTCGGGTCCCTCGAGGAGGACTGGAAAGCCACGAG ggtAGGCAGAAACATCTTCACACGCAAACGCACCCCGAAAGGAAAGACTCTGCTGAGCTTGTCCCCATCCTGTGAGGATGCAACTTCACCCGCCCCATGA
- the LOC136002108 gene encoding avidin-like isoform X2 — protein MGSSAFTLVLVLALVACITSAERKCQLSGLWRNEQDSLMEISAVRDNGDFQGKYLTRVTLTGGCAHASPLKGAQQQCSEGIWPTFAFTVRWDKFSRQCFVDKGGKETLTTMWLLREAVGSLEEDWKATRVGRNIFTRKRTPKGKTLLSLSPSCEDATSPAP, from the exons ATGGGGAGCAGTGCTTTCACCCTGGTCCTTGTCCTGGCCCTGGTAGCATGCATCACCTCTGCAGAGAGGAAG TGCCAGCTCAGTGGGCTGTGGAGGAATGAGCAGGACTCGCTGATGGAGATTTCAGCAGTGAGGGACAACGGGGACTTCCAGGGGAAATACCTCACGCGGGTCACCCTCACTGGCGGCTGCGCCCACGCCTCCCCCCTGAAGGGTGCCCAGCAGCAGTGCAGTGAGGGGATCTGGCCCACCTTTGCCTTCACCGTGCGCTGGGACAAGTTCTCCA GGCAGTGCTTCGTGGACAAGGGTGGAAAGGAGACACTGACCACCATGTGGCTGCTGCGTGAAGCTGTCGGGTCCCTCGAGGAGGACTGGAAAGCCACGAG ggtAGGCAGAAACATCTTCACACGCAAACGCACCCCGAAAGGAAAGACTCTGCTGAGCTTGTCCCCATCCTGTGAGGATGCAACTTCACCCGCCCCATGA
- the LOC136002109 gene encoding avidin-like, whose amino-acid sequence MGIGAFALVLALAVRVNPLERKCLLSGSWRSDTGCRMVVSILSKDGRFSGSYLPGSAASDPQILTSPLEGSQQDTGLVPQPTFSFTVHWRLQDSEAARTTAFLGQCYVGTNGEETLHALWLMREAADSPAEDWKATRIGTSVFTRIK is encoded by the exons ATGGGGATCGGTGCCTTTGCTCTGGTTCTTGCCCTGGCAGTGCGTGTCAACCCTCTGGAAAGGAAG TGCCTCCTCTCTGGGTCCTGGCGGAGTGACACCGGCTGCCGCATGGTCGTGTCCATCCTCAGCAAGGACGGTAGATTCTCCGGTTCCTACCTGCCGGGATCTGCGGCCAgtgacccccaaatcctcacCTCACCGCTGGAGGGGTCCCAGCAGGACACAGGACTGGTGCCACAGCCCACCTTCTCCTTCACCGTGCACTGGCGGCTCCAAG ACTCGGAGGCAGCCCGGACAACCGCCTTCCTGGGCCAGTGCTATGTGGGCACCAATGGGGAGGAGACCCTGCATGCCCTGTGGCTCATGCGAGAGGCGGCTGACAGCCCCGCCGAGGACTGGAAAGCCACCCG GATTGGCACCAGCGTTTTCACCCGAATAAAATAA
- the LOC136001445 gene encoding basic proline-rich protein-like yields MASVSSGVPTQNRTMGWRHPSHLLPPSVQGGQWDTIAPMPGRYQSLSPRPGLRAGSRSLSHLVPRDPRGADAGQGLASRDFGPRPAVTISGQGKDRPAVNGARPGPARPCLPALPRLPVAPEPGARPRARPRRDRPPEAPGSPQPGPEAPPPGSQGAASHQDSVSQRPLRGYRDPVSPLSPVSVPCAGRSSAAAPPRLSRAGRHRPLPAPPPPAAHAPGQRAPPGGTTRHGTPGLRSARFLPAPRPHTRGYASLGTRAAPPRAPRLGTAQRPHPGATLCPLLAPWRLRGPASPGSPPAPPAPPPPAPGRRVPPPRRALPPPTRHGPMGTGRRRVTPVGAGLPGARGLPGGG; encoded by the exons ATGGCGAGCGTGTCCTCTGGCGTCCCCACCCAAAACCGCACCATGGGCTGGAGACACCCTTCCCACTTGCTTCCCCCGTCTGTAcagggtgggcagtgggacaccATTGCTCCCATGCCCGGCCGGTACCAAAGTTTGTCCCCTCGCCCCGGTTTGAGGGCCGGTAGCCGCAGCCTCTCCCACTTGGtcccccgggacccccgagGTGCGGATGCTGGCCAGGGCCTGGCAAGCAGAGATTTTGGGCCAAGGCCTGCGGTGACTATTTCGGGGCAGGGCAAGGACAGGCCCGCGGTTAacggggcccggcccggcccagcccgccCGTGCctgcccgcgctgccccggCTCCCGGTGGCGCCAGAGCCCGGGGCGCGGCCCAGAGCCCGGCCAAGGCGCGACCGACCCCCGGAAGCCCCTGGGTCACCGCAGCCCGGGCCAGAAGCCCCA CCCCCGGGGAGCCAGGGCGCTGCCAGTCATCAGGACTCTGTGTCCCAGCGCCCCCTCCGCGGGTACCGGGACCCCGTGtctcccctgtcccccgtcTCCGTACCTTGCGCGGGCAGGAGcagcgcggcggccccgccgagGCTGAGCAGAGCGGGTCGGCACCGCCCGcttcccgccccgccgccccccgccgcgcaTGCGCCGGGGCAGCGGGCGCCGCCGGGCGGCACGACACGGCACGGTACCCCGGGGCTGCGCTCCGCCCGGTTCCTCCCCGCACCCCGGCCCCACACCCGGGGCTACGCGTCGCTCGGTACTCGCGCAGCCCCACCCCGCGCCCCGAGGCTGGGCACAGCTCAGCGCCCGCACCCCGGGGCCACGCTCTGCCCGCTGCTCGCACCCTGGCGCCTCCGGGGCCCCGCAAGCCCCGGGTcacccccggcccctcccgcccccccgccccccgctcccGGCCGCCGCgtgcccccgccccgccgcgcgcTCCCGCCACCCACGCGCCACGGGCCAATGGGCACCGGGCGCCGCCGCGTCACCCCGGTAGGGGCGGGGCTGCCGGGCGCGCGGGGCCTGCCGGGAGGCGGGTGA
- the CREB3 gene encoding cyclic AMP-responsive element-binding protein 3, translated as MSCPEELSALADEDLLEFLLKDDAPSLEIPGEENGLLEDWGLPEPGLLDKEMDDFISSLLSPFEDEPVTLQGYTADSSAYEDQHLSHTSGSNFAGSPRSSDIVQVDHNYSLHQDWPVLESVRSEMAEGDVSIDLGPWTDLEGSDKALEQSSGFLSTVAVDAKPQLVPEAIVQSDFPELVLTEEERQLLEKEGVSLPTCLPLTKTEERLLKKVRRKIRNKQSAQNSRRRKKIYVDGLENRVAACTAQNHRLEKKVQLLQEQNMSLLKQLRKLQALVIQSTTKTATAKSCTMVLVLSFCFILSPNICSLGGREPQPELRVLSRQIREFPNQVAPEVQEKATLQGLIPEPEDPSLLGSLSQSWEEGQSPPNSDLRSSFYSNSSSDTPVAAGSELGPPQPQEQLSQSDSLQAVMPAAWKAERQEWMEGAARVVIQQHHANEM; from the exons ATGTCGTGCCCAGAGGAACTGTCTGCCCTGGCAGATGAGGACCTGCTTGAATTCCTCCTGAAGGATGATGCTCCCTCCCTTGAAATCCCAGGGGAGGAGAATGGTCTGCTGGAAGACTGGGGCCTGCCAGAGCCTGGG CTCCTGGACAAGGAGATGGATGACTTCATCAGCTCACTGCTGAGCCCCTTTGAAGATGAACCAGTCACACTGCAGGGTTATACAGCTGACAGTAGCGCTTACGAGGATCAGCATCTGTCCCATACCTCTGGCAGCAACTTTGCCGGCAGCCCTCGGAGTTCAGACATTGTGCAGGTTGATCACAACTATTCCCTCCATCAGGACTGGCCTGTGCTGGAAAGCGTGAGGTCTGAAATGGCAGAAGGAGATGTTTCCATTGACCTTG GGCCATGGACAGATTTGGAAGGCTCAGACAAGGCACTGGAACAGAGCTCTGGTTTCCTCAGTACTGTTGCCGTGGATGCCAAACCCCAGCTTGTGCCTGAGGCCATTGTGCAG tCTGACTTCCCAGAGCTGGTCctgacagaggaggagaggcagcTCCTGGAGAAAGAAGGTGTTTCATTACCAACCTGTCTACCACTAACCAAA ACTGAAGAGCGGCTTCTGAAGAAGGTACGTCGGAAGATCCGGAACAAGCAATCAGCCCAGAATAGTCGTCGCAGGAAAAAGATCTACGTGGATGGTCTGGAAAACCG GGTGGCAGCCTGCACAGCTCAGAAccacaggctggagaagaaggtgcagctgctgcaggagcagaacaT GTCACTGCTCAAGCAGTTGCGGAAACTGCAGGCCTTAGTGATCCAGTCCACCACCAAAACTGCCACAGCGAAAAGCTGCACCATG GTCCTGGTTCTGTCCTTCTGCTTCATTCTGTCCCCCAACATCTGCTCATTGGGCGGCAGAGAGCCGCAGCCAGAGCTCAGAG TGCTGTCCCGGCAAATCCGCGAGTTCCCGAACCAGGTGGCACCTGAAGTGCAAGAGAAGGCTACATTGCAAGGGCTCATCCCAGAGCCTGAGGACCCCTCGCTGTTGGGCAGCCTCAGTCAATCATGGGAAGAGGGGCAGAGCCCACCTAACTCGGATCTCAGATCTTCTTTCTACAGCAACTCGTCCTCCGACACTCCAGTGGCAGCGGGCTCAGAGCTgggccctccccagcctcaggagcagctctcccagagCGACTCTTTGCAGGCAGTGATGCCAGCGGCCTGGAAAGCTGAGAGACAGGAGTGGATGGAAGGTGCTGCCAGAGTTGTCATCCAGCAGCACCATGCCAATGAGATGTGA